The genomic interval GTCGAGCTGAGCAAGCCTGGGCTGATGTCAAGCCGAACGGGCCCGAGTTAATGTTGAGTCTCCTAGGCCCGGGctaatgtcgagccgagcgggcccgggcTGATGTCAAGTCCAACGGGCTCGGGCTTATGTCGAATCATCCAGACCCGGGCCattgtcgagtcgtccgggcccaGGCTGATGTTGAACCGAATTGGTCCGCGTTCAGGTTGAGTCGACTTAGGCCGGTTCGAGCCAAGTTAGTTTGTGTCCatatcaaaatggatttaatgtaattgacaaagtggatttaatctaattaacaaaATGGATTGAATCTAGATTTAATTCACTTTAAATGGTTTTAAAAAAGATCCATTTAAATTTGATATCGTTAAaatggatatggattttaaatccaatccatttatttggatttggattggatctagattggattttgaaaaatccaatccatgaccACCCCTAGCCTGGGCGGACTTGGATTGACTTGGGCCTGGACCGACTCAGCTCGATCTGGGTCCAAATCGACTAAACTCGACTTGGACTCACACCAACTCAACCTGGTACCAGACCTGAGGCTGAATCAGCTCGACCTTGCCCAGGGTCAATCTGCCTCGACATGGGTCCAAGACAAAGGTCAACTTGTGCACAAGCCGAATCAGCTTGACCTCAACTCGAGCCGATTCGACTCAATGTAGGCATGAGCTGACTCGACTCGGCTCGACCTTGGCCCTTGCCGATTCAACTTGTACTGGGCCCAGGCGCTTGCTCAACATGGGCGAGGCCAATTAGGCTTGACCTGTGCACGGGCTGAATCAACTCGACCTAGGCCCAGGCTGACTGAGCTTGACATAGGCCTGGGCCGACTCGGCTCTACTAGGACCCAAATCGACTTGGCTCAACCTAGGCCTGGGTCGAATCAGCTCTACATGTGCTCGGGAAGACTCGACTCAATAGGGGCCCAGACCGACTCGGCTCGATTTGACTCGACTTGGGCACAAGCCGTCTCGTCTCTATTTGGGTTCGGGCAAACCCAGCTCGACTTGGATCTTAGTCAACTTAGCTCGACATGAACCCAGATCAACTGGGCTCGACATAGGTCTTGATCAACTGGGCTCAATTTGGGCTTGGGTTGACTCAACTTGGCCCGTCAACCTAGTCCTGTGTCATCTTGATTGGACCTTTTTTGGGTTGATTTGATTCAATCTAGGTCCGAGTCGACATGATTGGGTTAGGGCTCAAGTCAACTTAGCTCGATCTAGGCCCGGGTTGACTCGACTCAACGTGGACTAGGGTCAActcaaaatccaacccaaaatcGATTTtggataataaaaaatgtatccaatttatattcaattaaataaattagacttaaaatcccaaaatatggatttggatttgagataaattcattcaaatggacttaaaaataatatggatttggataattAGGAATTGGATatctaaatttgaattttttttgttcgTCTTGCCATGATTTTTGTTTTCCCCCAgtgaatttttttcatgtaatttaTTGCAGGAAAACCCTTTGTAGAGTTGTTGAAGGAAGGTGGCGTTCTTCCTGTATTAAGGTTGACGAGGGCATTGTGGAGCTTGCTGGAACTAATGGTGAAACTACTACCACTCAAGGTTTGAATGGCCTTGGTCAGCGTTGCCAGAAGTACTATGAAGCCGGTGCTCGTTTGGCCAAATGGCGTGCTGTGCTCAAGATTGGTTCTAACGAATGGCTATCCATGAAAATGCATATGGTCTTGCTCGATACGCAATCATATGCCAGGAGAATGGCCTGATGCCTATTGTGGAGCCAGAGATCCTGGTGGATGGACCTCATGACTTCGTGCTGCATGCTACAAGGCACTAAATGATCACCATGTTCTGCTTGAAGGAACTTTGTTGAAGCCGAATCCTGGTTCTGAGTCCCCAAAGGTCACCCCAGAGGTGATAGCTCAATACACTGTTAGGGCGTTGCAGCGAACTGTTCCTGCTGCAGTTCCGGCTATTGTCTTCTTGTCTGGTGGGCAGAGTGAGGAGGAGGCAACCCTCAACTTGAATGCCGTGAACAAGTTACAGCCATggtctctttctttctcttttggaAGGGCCCTTCAATAGAGCACTCTTAAGGCATGGGGTGGGAAAGATGAAAACATTAAGAAGGCTCATGAGGATGCTTTCATTGCTTGGTGCAAGGCAAATTCACAAACAACCTTGGGAACCTACAAAGGTGACGCTACCTTTTCTGAGGGTGCTTCTAGTCTCTCCATGTCTAGGACTACAAGTACTAGAGAGAAGGTGTTGGCTTCTTTTGGACAGATTTTTGCACTTTTggttctacattttcctttcatGTTCTTTGTTTTGCTTTGCACTCTCGGTTATAGGATTAAGGAATAATTGCACCAAGCTAAATTGGCTTGGTATCATTGCTTGTCATGCTAGTTCCCCCTTGGATTTCTATGATTCAGTTTTGTATTGTGAAGatgttttgttctttgtttcaaTGAGATTGGCTTGTGAAAAAGCATTTTGCTTCCAGCATATTTGCATAAAACTTTGCCCATGCTGGTTACCcgattttaattttgttctttttcATCAATCATTagaattttttcattaaaattacgttttagtttatatataaatttcgGAAAATTATATAACTGAGAACAAAAGAGGATTATAAAATTTAGTAAATGATgttagagaaagaaagagaataaaaaaaagttgaaaacaaCGTATAACTATAAAATGTGGTTATTATGTTTAGTTAGTGGAAACAAAGAGGTGCTgtctttttttataatgataataaaaaataaaaagtataattgaaaaatataaataataaataaaagaatggGTTATATTATGCACACAAAAGATGGTTTACAAAGAGaatattctttttaatatttatagattattattattattactaattatagaatattgttactattattattagtgTTGTATGATCTTTGTCCGtctatttaatttcaaataaattataattcacTCTTTGGTTCAAAGTTTGTTTCCTTAGGAAaagtttatttttgttcttttaaatttaaattttttaattattactatttaaaaaatgtttttttgttttcaacctaaaacaaatttaagccttcaaattttaatacagttaaaaaagttatttatataataattaagtcaataacaattaaaaataataacttgtatcatatttaattttattttaaaagataatttgtcAAACTAAATTCAATCACTATTAATAGAagtaaatattattgaaatcaatcaatttcaattaaaaaatggTAATTTGTATCTGATCACATACTActaattaaatgataaaaaactAAACAAGTAAAAACTGTATATAGAATTAACTTCggaataaatgataaaaatatgtttctttTATGAATTTTGACTGATGTACCCAATGAAAACAAGTTTCCACTGGATTAAGTGCTTATTGAAACATAACACAGCAAACACATTTTTTGTTTGTATAATTTGGCAATACTAGAAATTGTGTATTACCAACCATGAAATCATATTTTTAGAGAGAAGAAAAAATAGGACGTAATACGTGAAAATAAGAAGGCTCATGGTGGTATCAATAATTTGGGCTTTGTAATGGTGAAACTAAGTTCCTTGCCATTAGAATTGCTATTTAAACCCAATAGCATTGGTCAATTTTTTACCTTCTTCattctttctatttttctgAGCGCCCTAATAAGCCCAAGCACCCCGACACCTATTTGAGCTCGTTGAAGATTTTTttgtggttttttttttatctattttggGAGGATTTGATAGTTTGTTTGTGGTTTTATggtgaaaaaattagtttttgagttatattttattatttttgttcacTGGTTTGTTACTAGGTCTTTCGTTGTTTcgtattttgtaaatattttgaattttgtatgTTGGAAgtcattttataatttgaaattgttTACTAAATTTGAACAATctagaaataatttaaaaaaatatatttttggattatatagCAGAAGCTACTTCTGGATTAGGTATTGAATTTTGGTTTATGTAATTTAGAATATGTTGTTGAAAATATAACTTTGAAAATTGTCTAATCTATAACATTTTTCCAGTTATGAGTTTCAAATTGTTGAGAAAGTACCTCACCCTTTCAATTAATTATGGATAATCCAGAGATTCACCACATTTCACAATACAGGATACACACAGCCAACACACCTTCATAACCATAACTTCAAATATTTAACTTACTTACAaggatatttttgaaattataaagttATGGGGTACTGAAAAACCTATAGTGGTGCAGGGAAAAACAACGCCAACTTTCTGCAGCCCACAATTTGAATGTTTCTTCTCTCCTATAGGTCATTGGGAAATATcatttaattcttaaaaaatatattttaaattgtaaaatttataataaatatagtagatttcataatgtatttaaaaaaaacatatatattgttggattttataattttttttaattttccacAGAAACAATTATTACGAGAAGTATTGtggttataaaaaaaataatgatacattgaaaattcacaattttttatataattacattacaacttttaatattattattttaattttttttatatcatttaattttaaatgtattctttattatatatatttatttttaaacgtTTACAACTTTAAGGGTTGTCAaactattatttaaaaaaaaacaagaaacaaggGATGTCTGTTATGTAGCACAGACACTGACATGGACACGAAGatacttataatatttaaaatgttagatacgggacacaaatctatatattatataattatgaattatataaattgacaataaagatttatgtacacaaatatgtttcagattattttttggagcagtaaaatatttttcataactgattcaaaaagatttgtttcttatttttataatcataataaaaatttatacaataagtttgaatttttagaaaattaatgtatttatcttttttgtaattgtgttagaaccttactagaattgtcagaaattcaacaaatattttttgaattggacacctTTCCTACAAGTGTTATACGAGTGTCGGTATGCGATATGAGTACacgtcatttaagagaagtgtcttAGATTCGTAAGATGGGGTGTTACGTttgagaagaggaagaggggCTCGGACTCACTCAAAAGAGGAAGATTGGCTTCGGTGGGAAGGAAGACGAAGATAGGGTGCGGTGGCGAGAAGGAAGAGGGGATGTTCAAAACAGTGAAttacttgtattttttctttaaaggtGTAATGGTTATCTCGCCAACTCTATGGAAGTGCGGAAAGAGAAGTatgaaagtgaaggaaggaaTTTGCTCACAATTTTCTCAAACATCTCATAGTTGGTTTTTGGAATGTAAAAGATAAATTCAAAATGCATGAAAGGTTTCATAATGAAATCGTACCAGGGTTCTAAAAGAAACACTACATAGCCTTGGGCAAATTAAACCAAAACAAGGattctaaaacaaaataaaatcaaagttGCCTGAACCAGACAAACAAAATCTGAAACAAGGAGCTTTCATCTCAAAAGCTTAGTCAGTGCATGAGCCTAGCAGGCCGAGtttgatggaaaaaaaattcaaaatagtatCAGGAAAAGTTATTTACATTCACTCAGTTtctgtttgatttgattttcaCCCCATTATTTTGTCTACTTTTCTTAACCATACTTAGCTGTGACATATAtaactttttctctttttcttccttaACTCTCTCCATTATCCACCCTAAACATCCCATTTTGGGAAATGGAAAGGAGATGGAGATTAATTAGGTATCCCACCAGATGTTCACTCAACCATGCACCCTCTCCAACCCTATTAGAAAAAAAAGCAAATGGAAAATGATAAAGTCTTGATGAGGGCAAGAGTTATGAATTGTAGTGGCTACGATAGGGTAGTTATATTTGGCCTAGCCTACTAAGAAACTTTATATAGACACCAGTGTATGAGGAAGCATTTCCCTCTCGTTGCCATTGAGAAGTCAGAACCTGATTGCATATTTTTAACTAAGGGTGAGAAGGATAAAGCTTACCTTTTACAGCACTAAATAATTAAAAGCAGCACCTCAAAGCCAGAATTTCTTATCTTGATGCTGGACTAGTAcataacctttttttttcttttgatttttcttGAGGTGCAGGGTGCAGCTGACTAAGTAGTCACGTCAGGGGCATCAGAGAAAAAGCagattgttatatatatataaacacttTAATTTGGTATCATCTTTCCATTATTGTACACGTGATACGATTTTGCTCCTTTGACTACCTAATTACTTAACTGCCTCTAATAAGCGTGAAGACAAAGCAAGGAAGGAGGTTGAAGAGAGGAaccaaaattgtgttttgtgtGTTATGATAATGACTGCCAATATGTCTCCCCAACCCTTTGCATTTGGTTTTCCTTTAGCAGGAAACTTCTTTACTCTTTCCCAGGTACGGATACTGTCTGCCCAGGAGCGTAAGATGTATCAGTAATATTTATGTAATGCTTATGCATATGTATGTATCTGTGTAGTAGTAGCGATAGTAGTGCCACTACCACATACCCTCAGAATGCAACAAAATACTTACACTGCAGATAAGACCCTGTGTACATGTCATGCTACTGTCACTCACTTCTCCAacaaaaagtataaaataaataatttcattttggGGTGTGGGCTATTTCACTTTCCTCACTTTATCATGTATTAATGCTTGATTCACCTTCCAATGGCATACGCCACGCCAGGGCCAGTACACGCCACTCGCAAGGTAGGGTTTTAATTTTTTCCTTtccttattatatatataaatataggaGAGCTTCTAAACTCAATGCCTCACACATCTCTCAACCTAAGCTACCCCTTATTCCTCAATTATTCAACCAAACTCCCCAAAACTCAATATTGCTACACATTTTTTCTCATAAAACCCTTTTTCTACTTTCTCATATCTCATTACTGATGTTAATTATTGCCTATATTGATTAGTAAAAATGGAAGCAGAAGCTTATTAAGTCAGCAAATGATGTAGGAATGTAAGCAATTAAGCATGCTTAAATGGAAGCTTGATTTGATTTTGAACTGGAGCTTGCTAAGTTCTATGTCCACTTGTTATGTTATGTATAATTGTTTTCTCATgcaaaaaaggaagaaaatacCAGAAAGAGGTCAATGCACTATTGTCAAGGATTTTGCCTCTCCCTTGTTCCATATCCCAGCCAACTAGGACCACACAATAAAACTGAGAGCTGTATGGCTATAGAGAATTCCCGTGCAGTTACTTGCTGGATAACATTTATTGATCCTTCTGTACAAACCAGCCAATAGTATAGACACGTTAGTGACCTATCAGGCTAAATAGTACAGAGATGTTCTACTAGaacttataatatatatatatatatatatatatatatatatatatataatgttagTTGAACGTTTTTGTATCCGTCCACCTTTAACACAAAATATAGCTTCAGACCGCGTGCAATGGAGAAGTTTCATTTGCAATGAGCCACCACTTTTGCAACTTTGCGCGCCCTTGAATTAGTAAGGTTTGATCGGGTTGGGGTTTTGGTTCATTCTGGTTAAGTAGGCCAAGCAATAGAAAATGTTGCTGTTATGAAATGCTTTTTTTCGAATCACTGGGATCAGTGTAAGCTGTGAAAAGTTGGGATAGATTGAagacattttaaatttaaatgttattaTATCCTTTTGTTAGGTATAATAATGcatttcatttttataatcttttagaGATTCGATTATACAAGTATGAAACACTTTCTTTAGTTTAATGTGCCCAATAGTAGTGCGCACGCGAGGCTGCAATATAACCTAGCTCAGTGACAACTCTAAAAAGTTTCTTATTTAAGTATTTATTGGCTAATCAAATAGTATTACTATGTTCGAGTTGAAGGTAGTACCCTAGTCTAAACCAGCAGAAATGATGGTCCTTTAATTCAAAAGATACCTTCTCAAAGAAAATCAGGCCTCTTTTTTATGCTTGAAACAATTAATATTCCATGCTTAAACAATATCCATCAATACATCACTTTTTCCTCGTTCATAAAAATATCGACTAATAAATAAAACCAAAGAAATTGCTACCTTATAATTACAACCTTCAGTACACAAACAGAAAAGGCCCGCACAGATAAATATccaaaaaatactaaaaaaagtgCAAGATGGGTGTGGAAGGAGAAAGACGGTGACCAAATGGTGATATAAACATCATTGGAAGATGCAACATATGAAGTAATACAATTGCAAACTCCATTTGCACGCATAAAAGAAACCTAACTCACCTGAATCAGTGTCAAATTCATACCCCAACAATTCAGTGATATTTGTCAATGACTCCTCATTAAACTTAAGTACGTGACTTGAACACATTATTTTTCACCTTGATTCCCATAAATATAATGAGATTGACCACTTTATCATCACCAGTCCCTATACGTAAACGACCCTCATTAGTTAGCTCTTGCTTACATAACGGGAGATCGTCTCAGATAAATGGCTGTGAAATTTTCGTGCCTCTGACGAGTGTCAACCTTATTTCCATCTCATCACTGGTTTTGGCTTGCTTTATTAACCTTTAAGCTATAGTTCTCCCACAAATTTGCACTCTCAGTCATCAAGAAGGGAAAGCAATTGTCACCAGCAACTGCATTTCCAACATTTGAATTCGAAGGCGAAGAGCCATCATTTTGCAGCCTCCTCTCGTGCCTTTGATCATTAATATCACAATAGGCCCCTCCTTGGTTATACAGAGAAGACTGTTCGCTGTTATCGAAGTAGAAACAACCTCTAGGGTCTTCCTTGCGCTTCTTGTTTCCATCTTTAGCATTCCTTGCATAGTTGCTGCTACTTTCCCATTTCTCTTTGAACACTAAAGCACTCCTTTCGTAACCAAAACAAGCCATTTTGGTTGCTATTTCCTCCCACATAATCTCTTCTGAACACCCACTTTGCATATACCTTGTCTCCATCTCAGCTCTCAGTTGTTGAAGCCTAGTAATCTCAGATTCTGGCCAGCTTTCAGCACCTCTGACAGTAGTACTATTTAGTATTTCACTCCCATCTTCATTCAGGTTTTCACTATGGTTTTGAATTCCAGTTACCATACGACCCTCAGGAGATTGAGTACTCTTTATCATCTCATTTCCTGTTAGTTTTTGCAAAGCCTCCATTAAAGCAGCATCCCTGGCTTCAATCCATGCTCTCTCTTTAGCCCAAAATTTGTGTTCCCTCTCCAACCTCACAGCTTCTTGTCTCCTCCACTCTTCTTCTCTGAACACCCTCTCCTTTTCTTTCTGTTCCAGCGTCTTTGTGAGTTTATCCAACCACTCCTCTTGCTTCTCCACCAGCTTCCTCATCTGTGAGTCAATGAAGTCTTTTATCTTCACCTTCCAGCTTCTACCGCTCAGCCTCTTTCTCCTCTTCTCCGTGGAGTCATTGTCCTTGAGTCCTCCAGTGCTATTCTGATCATTGTCATCCGATGATGACGTGTCCAAATCAGTGGAGTTGGTGAGACTTAGGCTATCACAATGCTTCTGGGAGTGAAACATTTCTTGATTTGTTTGAGAAGGGTTGTGGCTGTTTGCGTTGAAACGAAGGCTGCTGCTACCAAAATTGGTTTCTGGCACCGATGTTTGGTTACTGTTTTCCCCATATAAGGCTTCAAGTTGACGAAAGAACCTGTAATGTTTCCCATCCTGCCTTCCTGCTTTTCCCTCCTTTGTCTTCTTGTAATATTTGTACAGGTTCTCAAACTTCTCCCGGCACTTCTTCCCGCTCCTTTGATATCCATGTTCTTCAGACATGATCCTTCAACATTAACACAAGAAACAAAAATGCCTAACTGAGCTCAACGTAGGTGATGGAACATGGAACCCTAGTCTGAGCTGTGAATGATGTGAGCGttcataataacaataataacaataaaaagctAGCCAATGTCATGCAGTGACGTTCTCTATGTTATTATAGCAACCTAGTTTTAGCAAATGAGCATTGGAATGGGTATAGAAATATGATTCATTGAATGAAGAGCCTGCGGTTGATGTCATTCCACGAGATAATAGCTAGAATTAAAATAGGCAGCTGCAAAAGCTTCCGAAAGTTGAATGAATTTTGCGTAGGGAAAAACTAGTATTAAAGGGGAGGCTAGCACTTGCACTTAAATAGGCTAGGAAATTTCTAAAAGCGAAAAGGGGCAGTGTTAGAGACGTACTAATCTTGGTATATGAACTCAAAGCACTTCGAAGTACACGATCAATAATCAAAAATTGAGTAGCGAGACGACCAGTGTATATAGTATAGTCACCTCAAACAATTAGTGCCTTATTATATTTCTACCAGAGCTTCCAGAAAGTAGTGTCACTACTATAGTCACCCAATTAAAACCAATTAAGTGCAGTCATGTTAGTAGGAAACCGTCAAGAAGGTAGTTACaaagatatatttaaatttaggtGTTTGTTTTGTCCactgtttttcttgttttcattattttaattttcaatcccaaagaaacaaacaaacaaattatCATTTTGAGATGTTCAAGTtgaggaaaaaaaaaggttgaaaaGAGAAGCGAGAGAGTACTGTTTGAaacagaagaaaataaaaatggtaCCTACCTAGAAACTTCATCCCATAGGGGACCCTTTTGATTAGCCTCTTTGAATTTAGAGTCGAGGCGAGATCTGATCTCAAGAAGAGTGAGAGTCTCTTGTCTGGGCCATCTTCCAGTGGAGGCGTCTCCACCGATGCATCCTGCGGTCTCACCCTCTAAGCAACTAAGCGGAGGAGTGGAGGCGCTAGTGGTGGTGGTGGGAGTCGCAGCAGCGATGTTCGTATTGTTATTATTCGTGGCGGAATCGGTAGAGGCAAAGTCATGAAGACACCGAGGCATTATGTCCGCCACTTGACGACCAAACATCATCATCTCGAAGTGCTGCGTGGCGGCCAGGTTGGAGTGGCCGCCGGGGAAGAGCTCCGCCTTGGGCTGCGGCGGCATGGAGGGGAAATGGGTGGCCCTCGGGCCGTTCATGAGTTGCCTGAGATCAGTGATGGCATACTGCTGCTGTTGCTGGTGTTGCTGCTGGTCATGATGTTGATGatgatggtgatgatgatgatggtcCTCCATTTCCATAGGAGAAGgttagaaagaaagaagaaaaaggagtGAGAGAGATAAAAGGTGAAGGAGAAAGGATGATATAGAGAGGGAAGAGAGTTAAGCGGCAGAGTCGGATCCTGTCGTCCACGAAAAAGATCAAAATTTAAACGCAGGGAAATGGTCCCATGTCTGTGTACAAATGTATGCGTGTGGTGTATGGTGTACGACACTACGAGAGATATTCACTTATTATTCagattgaaatgaaatgaaactctttctctctctctttctctgttTAGTGTTAGTAATAGTAATAGTATTAGTGTGGTGAGGTAATGTGTTATCTTCTCTCTCCATCGCTTTATGCTGCTTCCTTCTGTGTCCTTCTTCAGTACAGTGAGAAGGGTGGGGTTGGAGTGTTTCTGGGAGTAAGCCCTAAgcccatcaaccatacaaaaCCAAAGTTAATGTATATAGCTtctattcttattattattattatttttatccttaTTATGATGATGTTTGATTGGCTAATCAATGCATGACACGTGGTCTAAAGTGAAACGCCCAATGGAAGACAGCCGAGTTTGTCTTGCTGACGCGTGTATAGTGTATCCGATGCTGCCTTTTTGACTTTTGTTAATCATTCCATACAACAATATTAACGTGTTCCCTTCTCTTTTATGTTCAATAATTATATCTTATGTCATTTTTAGTGTTAAGcttcaaatatattatttattacatttttttattgcattATGCTGATGTTGATGTCGCATACAAAAAGGCTTAAGCAgtttaagaattattttttaaaattttaatacaatGTAATAAATCATTTCTAGATTGTAAAAAGttgaattataaataaaaattacataagTAATGGTCTTATAATATCTTATATTAGAGAAAAACTTGTAAGAATGTTTTAAGGATGATGTGGTAGGGAAAGATCCAATTAAAGTAAAATTAGACATTCATAAGTATTTGGAGATTACCTCACATGTATTTATCcttttttgtattaaaatataatttagatgtcttatagataattttaataaccactaaaaaaataagaaataaaaatttaatcacCTCTATTACATCTTTAATACGATATTACATTGCAACTACATCTTAGGatatttatatatcaatattcCAAGACACAAGATTTTCAAAGTTTGGATAAGAATACTTATTTAGAAGAGACACTcaattcaattattatttagttttataaatcGTTTACATTACACTCTTATTTCATTATTCGTTTACTAAATTGAGTGTTAAACTATCATCCGCAAGTAAGTGATTCTTTGTTCAATTATTACTTATTCCTAATCAAAGTTGACACTTTGACTTATACAGATAGAAGATTTTGTCTCATTAACAACTCAACTAGAGACATTCTATTTTTGGTAAGAGGAAGTGAGAGACAAATTCATTATTTTGTGAGAAATCACACTTTTTTAAATTCATGAATATGTGAGATGAACGAATCATCAATTGTTAACGACTTTAAAGATAGAATCAAAAGACGTGTAGagaaaaaatataactaatatatgaaaaaatggCAACAATGCAACAAGATTTTATAACTTTACATCAAGGCATTACAACTTTAAAATATTGAGTGTCTTGCAACATTTATTCTTTTCAAACTTTATCTCACAAGTTTTATGTGGTACTCGATCTCACCAATGAATTATTTGATTCTTTTCAAACTTTATCTCACAAGTTTTAAGTACGATTTGAAGTAATAGATAAACTCTACAAATGGGATTTGAATAGAGCTACAAGATTTTCTTTGTAAAACTGTCAAACCATTTAATAGACATAGAACAACACTTAGGTTAGTTCGAGTTCTCCTTTAAG from Phaseolus vulgaris cultivar G19833 chromosome 1, P. vulgaris v2.0, whole genome shotgun sequence carries:
- the LOC137814542 gene encoding trihelix transcription factor PTL-like, yielding MEMEDHHHHHHHHQHHDQQQHQQQQQYAITDLRQLMNGPRATHFPSMPPQPKAELFPGGHSNLAATQHFEMMMFGRQVADIMPRCLHDFASTDSATNNNNTNIAAATPTTTTSASTPPLSCLEGETAGCIGGDASTGRWPRQETLTLLEIRSRLDSKFKEANQKGPLWDEVSRIMSEEHGYQRSGKKCREKFENLYKYYKKTKEGKAGRQDGKHYRFFRQLEALYGENSNQTSVPETNFGSSSLRFNANSHNPSQTNQEMFHSQKHCDSLSLTNSTDLDTSSSDDNDQNSTGGLKDNDSTEKRRKRLSGRSWKVKIKDFIDSQMRKLVEKQEEWLDKLTKTLEQKEKERVFREEEWRRQEAVRLEREHKFWAKERAWIEARDAALMEALQKLTGNEMIKSTQSPEGRMVTGIQNHSENLNEDGSEILNSTTVRGAESWPESEITRLQQLRAEMETRYMQSGCSEEIMWEEIATKMACFGYERSALVFKEKWESSSNYARNAKDGNKKRKEDPRGCFYFDNSEQSSLYNQGGAYCDINDQRHERRLQNDGSSPSNSNVGNAVAGDNCFPFLMTESANLWENYSLKVNKASQNQ